A window of the Streptomyces luomodiensis genome harbors these coding sequences:
- a CDS encoding AfsR/SARP family transcriptional regulator translates to MVELLALGSLELWHHDQQCKLGSVKERCVLAVLIHAGGDPVSVETLIDRIWGDEPPRTALDTLHSYLSRLRRRLRRAVGDLVQVERPSPGLYQLRVDPEATDLLRFQRLRTDAAAAVERGQTHLAVGLLRSAESLWRGEPLAEFTTTWAMSTRTRLNEEYRRVREERIRMELELGHHADLIGELHELTSQNPLAQKLIHFFMLALYRSGRPDEALDLYRTTRRRLRTRQGIDPGPDLQKLHQRILEQDRTLLQIKPITALPPNNLPRTTRDFTGRTSELNILLAEPTSGDKMSTSLSLTVIHGMPGVGKTALAIRAAHSLLEFYPDGQFYVNLHAYSNQTPYDPVEALGVLLQATGFTEDLPDSLDERSARWRQWTARRRVLVILDNARNAAQVIPLLPGAAACRVIVTSRNRLAGLDGASSLFLDVLSETEAAALFTRIASPARISVDAAALGRVVAACACHPLALQLLASRFRHRDSWDLHHLLDRLTQAADPLDEFDDAVATAFRFSYAELSGPAQQLFRFLALHPGPDITLHAAVALTEVKATQLRNNLEELLDSHMLDEPVRDRYRFHDLTRAFAYQICSQTEPESDRRRAVNRLLRYHLTAAHRADKLAYSHHRTLPLGPGLESSYATHFRNADEARVWLALERANLLAAARASAAEAPKFAARFPHVLAKSLKLWGTWSIAAELYDAAIPTLRKEGSREALAQTLVEYAEVLAQRNHQEAQRCTTEALALFQELKDARGCADALLQSGRAHLAGGHGDIALSVLDQALNVYQKVGDRFGAGECLNVQGAALHYAGRYKEATRKVQAMLLIHKELQDESGQMRALNNMGELCYRQGRYEDARDYYEQSLLLAQQYGGRQELAILDTNLGAIYQATGQTVRALSCFQRALESHRAASDALGEANALINMGTAYAEGGQKQEALLHFQMAEEVARRIDNSYERQRALIGAANVRRESGQIDSALRIFKQALDIAQNANFPLGSAQAFTGLAQTALSLNNLELARSYGAQAIALYRSLEANAEADRIESLLANQGGINS, encoded by the coding sequence ATGGTGGAACTTCTTGCTCTGGGATCCCTTGAGCTATGGCATCATGATCAGCAATGCAAGCTCGGCTCGGTGAAAGAACGCTGTGTGCTGGCCGTTCTGATTCATGCCGGGGGCGATCCCGTCAGCGTTGAAACCCTAATCGACCGAATCTGGGGCGACGAGCCACCCAGGACGGCCTTGGACACACTGCACAGCTACCTCTCCCGGCTACGCAGACGGCTACGAAGGGCAGTCGGGGACCTGGTGCAGGTTGAACGCCCCTCCCCCGGGCTGTATCAGCTCCGCGTTGACCCGGAGGCTACCGACCTGCTGCGCTTCCAGCGGCTCCGCACGGACGCAGCCGCAGCAGTTGAGCGCGGTCAGACGCATTTGGCTGTTGGCCTGCTGCGTAGTGCTGAATCTCTCTGGCGAGGCGAGCCGTTAGCGGAGTTTACGACCACCTGGGCTATGTCGACGCGCACCCGGCTGAATGAGGAATACCGTCGTGTGCGGGAAGAACGGATCCGGATGGAACTCGAATTGGGGCATCACGCGGATCTTATCGGTGAACTGCATGAACTCACCTCACAAAATCCACTCGCGCAAAAACTGATCCATTTTTTCATGCTGGCGCTGTATCGCTCAGGACGACCCGATGAAGCCCTTGACCTCTACCGAACCACACGTCGACGCCTCCGGACCAGACAAGGAATCGACCCTGGACCCGATCTTCAGAAACTTCACCAGCGCATTCTCGAACAAGACCGTACACTGTTGCAGATCAAACCAATTACCGCGTTACCTCCTAACAACCTTCCTCGCACAACTCGAGACTTCACCGGACGCACCAGCGAACTGAATATCTTGCTCGCAGAGCCGACGTCAGGCGATAAAATGTCAACGTCCCTGTCGCTGACCGTCATCCACGGCATGCCGGGTGTGGGCAAAACCGCGCTGGCTATTCGTGCCGCGCACAGCTTACTTGAATTCTATCCTGATGGACAATTCTACGTCAATTTACACGCGTACAGCAATCAGACTCCCTATGACCCCGTTGAAGCGCTCGGAGTCCTACTCCAGGCAACGGGGTTTACGGAGGACCTACCAGATTCGCTCGACGAGCGCTCGGCCAGATGGCGGCAGTGGACGGCCCGACGGCGTGTTCTGGTGATTCTGGACAACGCCCGTAATGCCGCTCAAGTCATCCCTCTACTGCCTGGTGCAGCCGCCTGCCGTGTGATCGTAACCAGTCGGAACCGACTCGCGGGGCTGGATGGTGCCTCGTCCCTCTTCCTAGATGTGCTATCCGAGACTGAGGCAGCCGCTCTCTTCACCCGCATCGCAAGTCCTGCTCGGATATCCGTCGACGCCGCAGCCTTGGGTCGTGTCGTAGCTGCATGCGCATGCCACCCCCTCGCCCTCCAACTACTCGCTAGCCGTTTTCGGCATCGCGACTCGTGGGACCTGCATCACCTACTCGATCGACTCACCCAAGCGGCCGACCCCCTGGACGAATTCGACGATGCCGTCGCAACGGCCTTCCGCTTCTCCTACGCAGAGCTCAGCGGTCCAGCGCAACAACTGTTCCGCTTCCTTGCACTGCACCCAGGCCCTGACATCACCCTTCATGCGGCCGTTGCACTAACAGAAGTGAAGGCCACTCAATTGCGCAACAACTTGGAAGAGCTCCTGGACAGCCATATGCTCGACGAGCCCGTGCGAGACCGCTACCGGTTCCATGACCTTACACGAGCCTTTGCCTACCAAATATGTTCCCAGACGGAACCAGAGTCCGATCGCCGGCGAGCGGTCAATCGACTCCTCCGTTACCATCTCACCGCCGCCCACCGTGCCGATAAACTGGCTTACTCACACCATCGCACGCTGCCTTTAGGACCAGGGCTTGAATCCTCATACGCAACCCATTTTAGGAACGCAGACGAGGCGAGAGTATGGCTAGCCTTGGAACGTGCCAATCTTCTAGCAGCCGCCCGCGCCTCCGCTGCTGAGGCTCCGAAATTTGCAGCGCGCTTCCCTCACGTGCTTGCCAAATCCCTCAAGCTGTGGGGCACCTGGAGCATCGCCGCCGAACTCTACGACGCGGCGATCCCCACTCTCCGCAAAGAGGGGAGCAGGGAAGCCCTAGCCCAAACCCTGGTGGAATACGCGGAGGTCCTCGCTCAAAGAAATCACCAAGAGGCCCAGCGCTGTACAACGGAGGCTTTGGCTCTCTTTCAGGAACTCAAAGACGCACGCGGCTGCGCGGACGCACTCCTGCAGTCAGGACGCGCCCATCTGGCGGGGGGCCATGGCGATATAGCCTTAAGCGTGCTCGACCAGGCACTAAATGTGTACCAGAAGGTCGGTGACCGGTTCGGAGCCGGGGAATGCCTTAATGTTCAAGGTGCAGCACTACATTACGCTGGTCGATACAAGGAAGCAACCCGGAAAGTCCAGGCCATGTTGCTCATCCACAAAGAGCTCCAAGATGAATCCGGGCAGATGCGGGCTTTAAACAACATGGGGGAGCTCTGCTATCGACAAGGGCGCTACGAAGACGCCCGTGACTACTACGAACAGTCTTTATTGCTCGCTCAACAATATGGCGGACGACAGGAACTGGCTATTTTGGACACCAATCTCGGCGCCATCTACCAAGCCACGGGGCAGACCGTCAGAGCACTCTCCTGCTTCCAACGCGCACTCGAGAGCCATCGGGCTGCCAGTGACGCTTTAGGAGAAGCGAATGCACTGATCAACATGGGCACAGCTTACGCAGAGGGCGGCCAAAAGCAGGAGGCCTTACTGCATTTCCAAATGGCAGAAGAAGTTGCCCGCAGGATCGACAATTCCTATGAAAGGCAGCGAGCACTAATTGGCGCAGCTAATGTTCGACGCGAGTCAGGACAGATTGACAGCGCGCTGAGAATCTTCAAGCAAGCACTGGATATAGCCCAGAATGCAAACTTCCCTCTCGGCTCTGCACAAGCGTTCACAGGACTCGCACAAACCGCTCTTTCCCTTAACAACCTCGAACTGGCACGCAGCTATGGTGCGCAAGCAATCGCGCTTTACAGAAGCCTTGAAGCCAACGCAGAGGCCGATAGGATTGAATCTCTCCTTGCAAACCAAGGGGGTATCAACTCCTGA